One genomic segment of Bacteroidales bacterium includes these proteins:
- a CDS encoding ABC transporter permease translates to MLLIISWRNIWRNPRRSLVMIAAVMVGIWAGVFVSSLSMGIVEQRFRTGIEQHISHIQIHTPEFIKESNVNQKIEDWSGLKSTLENDPDIISFSGRTRITGMLATSNLTSSINLIGIDTARESTTSKLYTNIKEGTYFGGNERNPILIGKKLADKTKSTVGSRIVITFQNTEGELTSALFRVGGIYQTSNSMIDERSAYVLQTDIQEFLGNEPVINQVAIICRQTGIVDSVVNRYQSIYPQLTIRPWNEISPDLSYMQEMSGMMLLIILIIILFALGFGLLNTILMSVYERIRELGMLMAVGMNKKRVFGMILFETVFITMIGALLGMITGMFTIKIFQHTGIDFSTVGGDSLNAFGFESVVYPSIEPSLFLMVTFLSAMTAVLTAIYPALKALRLNPAEAVQKE, encoded by the coding sequence ATGTTACTAATAATATCATGGCGCAATATCTGGAGAAATCCCCGCCGCAGCTTGGTGATGATTGCAGCCGTTATGGTTGGCATTTGGGCCGGTGTGTTTGTATCCTCACTCAGCATGGGTATTGTTGAGCAGCGTTTCAGAACCGGGATTGAGCAGCATATCTCCCACATTCAGATACACACGCCGGAGTTTATCAAAGAAAGCAATGTGAATCAAAAGATTGAAGACTGGAGCGGGCTGAAATCGACTCTTGAAAATGACCCTGATATCATAAGTTTTTCGGGAAGAACCAGAATAACCGGGATGCTGGCTACCTCAAACCTGACCAGCAGCATCAACCTTATCGGAATTGACACTGCCAGGGAGTCGACAACCTCGAAATTGTACACCAATATCAAAGAAGGTACATATTTTGGTGGAAATGAACGTAACCCGATTTTGATCGGTAAGAAACTTGCTGATAAAACAAAATCAACAGTTGGCTCCCGAATAGTGATCACTTTTCAAAATACAGAGGGAGAACTTACCTCGGCGCTTTTCCGTGTCGGAGGCATTTACCAGACTTCCAATTCAATGATTGATGAGCGTTCGGCTTATGTGCTTCAGACAGACATTCAGGAATTCCTGGGTAACGAGCCGGTCATCAACCAGGTGGCCATTATTTGCCGCCAGACCGGGATCGTGGATAGCGTGGTAAATAGGTACCAGAGCATATATCCCCAACTTACCATCCGGCCTTGGAACGAAATTTCCCCTGACCTTAGTTACATGCAGGAGATGTCGGGGATGATGCTGCTGATCATTCTCATCATCATCCTTTTTGCACTTGGATTCGGATTGCTCAACACTATCCTCATGTCGGTGTATGAACGGATTCGGGAACTGGGCATGCTGATGGCTGTTGGAATGAATAAAAAACGTGTGTTCGGGATGATCCTTTTCGAAACTGTTTTTATTACTATGATTGGGGCGCTTCTCGGGATGATAACCGGTATGTTTACAATTAAAATCTTTCAACATACCGGGATTGATTTCTCCACTGTCGGAGGGGACTCGCTCAATGCTTTTGGTTTTGAATCTGTTGTTTATCCATCCATCGAGCCTTCACTATTTTTGATGGTCACTTTCTTATCTGCAATGACCGCCGTTCTCACTGCAATTTATCCCGCTTTGAAAGCTTTGAGATTAAATCCTGCTGAAGCTGTGCAAAAAGAGTAA
- a CDS encoding ABC transporter permease codes for MKILFALAWRNLWRNRKRTLITISSVLFAVLLAIVFISFEQGSYERMIDSMVKLNTGYIQIQDILFEEEPSIDNTLLYDDQLEGVISKFIDQVDFVVPRIQNFALVATDKQTRGSMIIGIDPGKEVKLNNLADKMADGNFLQPADEEILLAKGLAEILAIKTGDTLILLSQGFQGATAAGKFVVKGIVDLKIPELNNNTVYMSLEAAQWFYVAENRLTSLIVMPKDPKNTRRLAAGLSKNIDHEWQKVLTWEQLLADLLQLMKFDQAGTKMMTFILYIVIAFGLFGTVLTMMIERQREFGMLISIGLKRHQLATICFLETLMISFTGVLAGMIIAIPVVVWFYIHPIQLTGDMARTILEYGFEPIMPFSTDPWVFVSQAKIVLIISLVIGLYPIYKILKLNIMEVRQ; via the coding sequence ATGAAAATACTCTTTGCATTGGCCTGGAGAAACCTCTGGAGAAACCGAAAAAGGACGCTGATCACAATCAGTTCGGTGCTGTTTGCTGTTTTGCTTGCCATCGTTTTTATTTCGTTTGAGCAAGGTTCCTACGAACGGATGATTGACAGTATGGTCAAACTGAATACGGGGTACATTCAGATCCAGGATATTCTTTTTGAGGAAGAACCTTCGATCGACAACACCTTGTTGTATGATGATCAGTTGGAAGGGGTCATCAGCAAGTTTATTGACCAGGTTGACTTTGTTGTGCCACGCATCCAGAATTTTGCTCTGGTGGCAACGGACAAACAGACCCGGGGCAGCATGATCATTGGCATTGACCCCGGAAAAGAAGTAAAACTCAATAATCTTGCCGACAAGATGGCCGACGGCAATTTTTTACAACCTGCGGATGAAGAGATACTTCTGGCCAAGGGATTGGCTGAAATTCTGGCTATTAAAACCGGCGATACATTGATATTGCTTAGTCAGGGCTTCCAGGGAGCAACAGCAGCGGGAAAATTTGTTGTGAAGGGAATTGTTGATTTGAAAATCCCCGAATTGAACAACAACACGGTGTACATGTCACTGGAAGCGGCACAATGGTTCTATGTGGCCGAAAACCGGCTGACTTCGCTCATTGTCATGCCAAAAGACCCCAAAAATACCAGGAGACTAGCTGCCGGTCTGTCAAAAAACATTGACCATGAGTGGCAAAAGGTTCTAACCTGGGAGCAATTGCTTGCCGATTTGCTTCAATTGATGAAATTTGATCAGGCCGGGACCAAAATGATGACCTTCATACTATACATTGTTATCGCCTTTGGATTGTTCGGCACCGTGTTAACAATGATGATCGAGCGCCAGAGAGAATTCGGCATGTTGATCTCCATAGGCTTGAAACGTCATCAACTTGCAACGATATGCTTCCTGGAAACATTAATGATCAGTTTCACAGGAGTATTAGCGGGGATGATCATTGCGATCCCGGTAGTCGTCTGGTTTTACATCCATCCCATCCAACTCACCGGCGATATGGCCAGGACCATACTTGAATATGGCTTTGAACCCATCATGCCTTTTTCAACAGACCCATGGGTATTTGTATCACAGGCCAAAATAGTGCTGATCATTTCCCTGGTCATTGGTTTGTATCCAATTTATAAAATACTCAAGCTTAACATTATGGAAGTAAGACAATAA
- a CDS encoding outer membrane lipoprotein-sorting protein — protein sequence MLIALLTIVYNPAVPAQDATAIIRQMDGKMRGEAAYTEMTMTTVRPRYTRDISMKSWSLGDEYSLVLITAPARDNGTSFLKRKNEMWNYVPSIDKTVKMPPSMMSQSWMGSDFTNDDLVRGISIVDDYTHSYKGAEVYETRQCHVVELTPKPDTPVVYDKVVYWIDQEFVLPVKVLNYDERGELANTMFFRDIKEMGGRMIPAVIELIPENKQGHKTIVLTTRADYNVTLSQDFFSIQNLTTVK from the coding sequence ATGTTAATTGCATTGTTAACGATTGTTTACAACCCTGCTGTCCCTGCCCAGGATGCGACAGCCATCATCCGCCAGATGGACGGGAAAATGCGGGGTGAAGCTGCCTACACCGAAATGACCATGACCACCGTCAGACCGAGATACACCCGTGATATTTCGATGAAATCGTGGTCGCTTGGCGATGAGTACTCGCTCGTGCTGATCACTGCCCCGGCAAGGGACAATGGGACATCATTTTTGAAAAGAAAAAATGAGATGTGGAATTATGTCCCATCCATCGACAAAACAGTGAAAATGCCCCCTTCGATGATGTCGCAATCGTGGATGGGATCAGATTTCACAAACGACGACCTGGTCAGGGGGATCTCGATCGTGGATGACTACACCCATAGTTATAAAGGGGCTGAAGTGTATGAAACCCGGCAATGCCATGTGGTCGAACTCACTCCAAAACCCGACACACCGGTGGTTTACGACAAGGTAGTGTACTGGATTGACCAGGAGTTTGTTCTTCCGGTTAAGGTTCTTAATTATGATGAACGGGGAGAGTTGGCCAATACCATGTTTTTCAGGGATATCAAAGAGATGGGGGGACGCATGATCCCGGCAGTTATCGAATTAATTCCGGAAAACAAGCAGGGGCATAAAACAATTGTTCTGACAACCAGGGCAGATTATAATGTTACCCTTTCGCAGGATTTTTTCTCGATACAAAACCTGACAACAGTGAAATGA
- a CDS encoding tetratricopeptide repeat protein: MTELIQQTGAILTQAQEWLKLPGVKEPVTGFLDWMSQKVFSKSEKSKERLILIEQQQADAGTIAKLMGNLESELEDNEELQKELNEKVAAVQTELKQAGVNITKTSTITITGNHNKAYQDISNSNITDSSINQTHSGTGDNVGRDKIVTNIYVNAKDYQELETRLTALQQQKRECQARIEKYPDDESFRQDLLRVDIETEDIKSKVESFKQDVFRLYDTFTSINVNTERLRLAKAHFDKGEFREADAILKAEEMSSDLSKLKERDSQLDQEKAEVKISCEQIANEFLIKAQLWATFYTEPDWFERTVDFYEKALDAARTHAIISGYALFLKKHNKFNKAQPLYEEALQIYRAFAIEKPETYLPDLAMTLNNLANLQQAKNEFGDAMEKYQEALKIRRALATVNPGTYLPYVATTLNNLAALNYVRNEFSDSMEKYHEALQIYRGIADECPELYLNDVAMTLNNLANLQKAKNEFGDAMEKYQEALHIYRTLANENPSKYLPDLATTLHNLAVLQKDKNEFGDAQEKYHEALQIFRVFSKEDPKAYLPDVSMTLINLSIFYLKSVPDKTKSIALALETLAIAKQFPENLLVQQDAKQAIQVLQENGLDIDKLTNNE; this comes from the coding sequence ATGACCGAATTAATCCAACAAACAGGCGCCATCCTGACACAGGCTCAGGAATGGTTGAAATTGCCTGGGGTGAAAGAGCCCGTTACCGGTTTTTTGGACTGGATGAGCCAAAAGGTTTTTTCAAAAAGTGAAAAATCAAAGGAGCGGCTGATTCTGATCGAGCAGCAACAAGCCGATGCCGGAACCATCGCCAAACTAATGGGCAACCTCGAATCGGAGCTGGAAGACAATGAGGAACTGCAAAAAGAGCTGAACGAAAAAGTCGCTGCCGTGCAAACGGAGCTAAAGCAGGCAGGGGTGAACATCACCAAAACCAGTACCATTACCATCACCGGAAACCACAATAAAGCCTACCAGGACATCAGCAACAGTAACATTACAGATAGTTCTATCAACCAAACTCACAGCGGGACGGGGGATAATGTAGGTCGGGATAAGATTGTTACCAATATCTATGTCAATGCAAAAGATTATCAGGAATTAGAAACAAGACTCACTGCTTTACAACAGCAGAAAAGAGAGTGCCAGGCTCGAATAGAAAAGTATCCTGATGATGAAAGTTTCAGACAGGATTTATTAAGAGTTGACATCGAAACTGAGGATATAAAATCGAAAGTTGAAAGTTTTAAACAAGATGTGTTTCGATTGTATGACACATTCACCAGCATCAACGTCAACACCGAACGCCTGCGCCTTGCCAAAGCACATTTCGACAAAGGTGAATTCCGCGAAGCTGATGCCATTTTGAAAGCTGAAGAAATGAGTTCGGATTTATCGAAACTAAAAGAGCGTGATAGCCAATTGGATCAGGAAAAAGCAGAGGTAAAAATAAGTTGCGAACAAATAGCAAATGAGTTTTTGATCAAAGCCCAGCTATGGGCCACCTTTTACACTGAACCCGATTGGTTTGAGCGCACTGTCGACTTCTACGAAAAAGCCCTCGATGCCGCACGCACACATGCGATTATTTCCGGATATGCTCTGTTTCTTAAAAAGCACAACAAATTCAATAAGGCTCAACCGCTTTACGAAGAAGCTTTGCAGATTTACCGGGCGTTTGCCATTGAGAAACCGGAAACGTATTTACCTGACCTGGCAATGACTTTGAACAATTTGGCAAATTTGCAACAAGCTAAAAATGAATTTGGCGACGCAATGGAAAAATATCAGGAGGCCTTGAAGATAAGAAGAGCACTTGCCACAGTGAACCCGGGAACCTATTTACCTTATGTTGCTACTACTTTGAATAATCTCGCTGCATTAAATTATGTTCGAAATGAATTTAGTGACTCGATGGAAAAATATCATGAAGCTTTGCAGATTTACAGAGGGATTGCCGATGAGTGTCCTGAGTTATACCTGAACGATGTAGCAATGACTTTGAACAATTTAGCTAATTTGCAAAAGGCTAAAAATGAATTTGGCGATGCCATGGAAAAATATCAGGAAGCCCTGCATATCTACAGAACGCTTGCCAATGAGAACCCAAGTAAGTACTTGCCTGATTTGGCAACGACTTTACACAATTTGGCTGTTTTACAAAAAGATAAAAATGAATTTGGCGACGCCCAGGAAAAATATCATGAAGCTTTACAGATTTTCAGAGTGTTCTCCAAAGAGGACCCTAAAGCCTACCTGCCTGATGTGTCGATGACGCTTATAAATTTGAGCATTTTTTATTTAAAGTCTGTTCCGGATAAAACAAAATCAATCGCATTGGCACTGGAAACACTTGCAATTGCAAAACAGTTCCCTGAAAATCTCCTTGTCCAGCAAGACGCTAAACAAGCCATTCAAGTTTTACAGGAAAATGGATTAGATATTGATAAACTCACCAATAATGAATGA